caaactagaaaataaacatacaaacaaacaggATCATCATAGAAGCAGTAGATGCTATGCAGCAAGCAGGATTATTTGGTAGTTAGTAGCTGGGGGATTATTTCAGTCGAAAAGGCAGGTGCTATCCTTGTCATTTAAAATTCACAACCAAAGCTGCAGGTTAGTTAAAAGCCCCATTTAATGGGCAAGGTATTTGAGGCTCAAAGGAAGgaacttcctcaaggtcacacagcaagtgaatGGGAAAACAAGGTTTCAGGCTCGAGCCAGCAGACACGAAAAGCTCACACCAAAAGCTCGTGCTTTTTCCATCACATCACACCAGGCCCTGGGCCATCTCTGCTGGAGCAGCGGGGGTTCTGTGGTGTGAGGTCTGGGCAGCCTGCTGCTCTGCGGCCATAAGGGCATAGCCAAGAGCCCTATGACAGCCAAGCGCACTGCAGTGACCTCACTCTCCtggtctcccctccctcctcctctaaTCGAGATGTCAACCTTCTGCCTCATACCCTCCCATCTTGGACACCTGGCATTGCAGGGGTCTCCACGGAGACCGCTGACCTCCTCCTGTGCCTCCCGAGCTTCTCCATCCTGAAGACATAAACTGAGGTTGTGTCAGACAGGTGAATGTCCACTCTCTCAGCACcgctttcctttcctccctccttttccttcttctcacctctgccttctacctccttcttcttttccctccctcttcctctctccctctgcctcctgcatGCTTTGAGACGAAAGGGCCAATTAATCTTGCTGCCACTACCTCTGTCCGCTAAGCTGTGTACCGGTCCACAGGCATAGGCATTCCTACCACGACTGCCTGAGCAGTCCCTGAAAACCATGGCTAATTGGTAAAAGATCGCATTCGTTTTTCCATAGCCTGAACACTTCAAAGGAGGCTCTGTCAAAGCCAAGGCAAGGTTGCCACCCTGATGCATCAATCACTAGGGAGACCGCTGAGGGTACCTGTCACTCAGAGGGTGACATTCACACCTGCTGTTTCTACCTTGGCATGTGGTCTTGCATGATGAACATCACTGGCCCCAATCACATTCACACTCTCCAGCGCCACAAACAGCAGAGCGTTAGAGAACATTTGATTAATGTGCTGCAGGCGTACTTTGTTTATGCAATTTTACCCAAATATCTTATGTAAAGAGATATTATGCAGATCTCTTCTTCTGAGGGAGTATGTTTTGTACCTGCATCCTTCATTCATCTTCCAGAAAAGTTAACTATCAATGAGATTTTTACACGTTAAGCCACACTTTAAATCGAACATAGGCAAGGCTTGCAAATTAATGTGCAGGaaatctctgaacctcagtttcctcataagaAAAATGGGTTTAATAATTTTTCCCCAGCTAGCTTACAGGGCTGTGGAGAGGCTTgtggaataaaattttaattttgtagatGTACTTTGTAAACTGCAAAGCAGTATATTACATCAAAGTAATGTTACTGTTAAAGTGAAGATGCAGTTGGCCAAGTAAATTATCACctccaaatagaaattctgtgaTAATCCAATTTTCATGTATTCGGCTGGCTAAGACGACGATTACACTTGTATGTTTTTTGAATCCAGGCAGGCAGGGATGGCATCTCACTAAACTTTCTGAGACTTGGGGAGCATTTTGTGGTTGCCTCTGGCTATGACTTGGTGTTGACAGTAAAGAGCATCCTGTCTGAGGATGTCTATTAAAATCTTAATTTCAGGGCACCAGGCAAAACCTTCAATCAGGGCAATATCTTTAAGTGAACATCTCCTGCCATCGCCTAGCTGCCTGCACCTGCCCTTCAGGGAGAATGGGAGTCATTAAAGGAAACTGaacattgggaaaaaaaaaaaaggtaaccttGAGACCCCAGTCTATCTTCACCCTGATCAATCTGAAATAAGAGCATGAGAATGAAGGAAACCCACCCCCACTGCCTCCTTAGGTGTGGCCCTTGCTTCTTGGAATGTTCTCTGTCCCAGACGCTTGGGGAGTTGTAGGGCCAGACAGACATGTGTAGGGTTCCCCACCCAAGGGAGAAGCTGCTTACTGCACAGAGTTCTTCTCTTTGTACACAATATTTTGAAGCAAAGTGGAATGATCGCCACTGGGAAGGGAATTCATTTTATTCAGATAACCTCAGGAAATAGCAAGATTTGTGGTACATATTTCTGGGAAAGCACTCACAAGCAATCAGATGCCTGTCTGTGTTCCTGAGCCCTTGGGATCGCCTGCAGGTACAGTCATAGCTTGACTATGAGAACATATGATAAGGGCGATGGAGAGTGTGGCTTATAAATCATTTTCTGGCACTGTTTGTGGAGGATGAGACTGGAgttggggtgggtggtggtgggatgcaAGATCAAAGGGAAATGTGTCCTCAGCAGACATCTCAAAGACCTTGGAATGTAGCTTTTCCTCTCAGATAAAGACCAGTATCAATTCATCATCGATACACTTTTACTCAGTGTCCCATCATCATGTTAGGCGATATGGAGGAGACCCCCAAATATTTCCAACATAGACCGAGAGCTCTCATTTTAGTTAGAAAGATAAGGCGTTCTTGCCGATAAAGATAAGAgcccagaagagagagaggaggaggaaggagctaACACTGTCCAGTCTCCTGCTGGAACTGAGGCACTTATGTTATCCCATTTGATCATCAGCAACACCACAAGGTAACATCTTCATCCCGTTTTGCGGATGAGAATACTGAGATCAGAGAGGTTTGATGACTTGCTCCAGGTGCCACAGCTGGTTAGTGGCAATAAAGTGTCCATTCTTAGTCTGCTTAATTCTGGTGGGGCCAGAATTGAAGGGAAGTTTTCGAACTGCCTTCTATATTGATTTTGTCAGAGATAATCACCaactttagaaaaacaaaaacaaaataacatttggCTGTGCTTCCTCTTACTCCGTTCACTTAGCGGGGTGCCGAGGAGCTACTAGCTCTAGATCTGAAGCTTTAATGGCCTTTTCTGTTGATAAACCATATTTCTAAGTAAATCATTGTTTTTGTCCGTTTGTGTTTCCAAGGCCAGatctctgcctctttcctggCTGAatactcccttcccccaccaacaTCTTCCCACGTCCCTTTTAAAGcgtctcctttctctctctctccttccctaccctcacacacacacagaaattcaGACGCACACCTTCCCACCACACAcccatatgcaaaataaaattagaaatacccCCCAACTCTCAAGGTATTTAGGGAATGGAGATCTTCAATCAATAGAGCCAAATGCTCCattccctccctgtctcctccaGACAGCTATGATTTTGACACCAAGAagctctaaaggaaaaaaaagccaccTGTGCTTTCCTCTATCTGCCCTGTGGCCACTGGATCTCACAGGGCTGCCAGATTCTCAGAGCCAACACCTGGCAAGCTGTTCTTTTGTTTGTATGTAAAATCCTTTCAGAACATGAAAATGTTTCCTGgtcccctctttttttgttttttggtttttttttttctggtacgcgggcctctctcactgttgtggcctctccctttgcggagcacaggctccagacgcgcaggctcagtggccatggctcaagggcccagctgctccgcggcatgtgggatcttcccgggcatgaacccgcattccctgcatcggcaggtggactctcaaccactgcgccaacggGGAAGCCCCCCTCTTTTATTTTGATGCACACTGTCGAAATCCAGAGAAAACAGTATGTGATGTTTCAAAAATACAGGCTGAGCTGATAAGCATATTGTCCTCGTTTTAAGGGATTGTTCTTATTTTAATCAACCCGTTGAGGAAGcaataaataatcatttatttatgacGTTTGCCTTTACCCAGAGGAGTGGAACAGGGCAGGTGGGTGAGCTCCGACAGCCCGAGAAACCGAGGTAGTGGCGGTGTCAATATTCCTGCAGTGGTTCAAAGCTGTCTCTGCTCCCTCCAACCTCCACTTGACACACACTGGCCAACTGTCCCCACCCTCTTGGTACCCACCTCAGACTAGTgggatcagaaaaagaaaggaaataggaaCAGGGAGATGAGGGCGGGACTCCAGGCAGAAGCTCTGTGTCTGGATGAACCACTCAGTTGTCCTCCCTTCTCCCAAATCAGAGCTCCCCCTGGGTCTCAGGGTGATGCTGCGCTGTGTAGAGGCTGAGAGCAGGTGCATtagttcaaatccaggctctgtcACTTACCCGCTCTGTGTCCTTGGGCATGTGACTTAGCTTCTCTGTGCACCAATCTCAGCCATACAAGGGGATCATGGAGCTTCTGCCGAGAGGATCAACAAAGCTGCCTTATGCTAAAGgcttcttagcacagtgcctggttccTAGTAAGGACCCAATAGATAGAGGCAATGGTTATAAAATAATGCTCAAAGTGCTCACCATAGGTAGGCCCTGTTTAAGGGCTTTACATAAATTGTTGTCATATAACCCTCacatctctgttttacagatggggaaactggaaTCTGAAGATCACACAGTAGTGAATGATGGATATTCAGACCCGGGCAGACAGGCTCCAGAGTCGGGGCTCTCAGCACTTCTGTGCACAATGACTTTGATCTTTACGGGTGTTGCCCCTGGCAAGCTGAACTCCTAAACCCCCAGGTTTTCCTGGGTCCGAGAATGGAGAGCAGCGGAGGAGGGCTGTTAGCCacagtggggagggaaggagcagaTGATGGTTAGAGCATCACATCAGGGTGGAATCCAGAGCTCCCAGCTGGAACCAGTGGCTGAAGTCAGGCGGGGAGCCCCAGCCCGCTCCAGAGGagtgaggggaggaaggggggcaAGTCCCCGAGGCTGAGAGGGGTGGCCAGAGCACCGcccccaggaggggagggaggggtggcgggctgggggcgggggtgccCAGCTGCCATCCCCGCCGTCTCCTGGCCCCCACTCGCCGGCGCCCCAGTGGGAGGACGGCAGCTGcccgctccctcctccccacacccccgcTACCTGCCCAGTCCCCGAAGCGAAGCGTGAGGAGGCTACGAGCCAGCGGGGCCGAGCCCACAACTTTGCAGCCTCGGGGAGGGCGAGAGCCGGCGTGCAGGGCTCCTCTTGTCCGCGACCAGAGCTTGGTGAGTTCATTTCCCCACTGCTCTGCGGcggtgcggcggcggcggcggcggccgcgcgGGGGGCGGCTTCCCGGGCGTCCGGGAGGCGGTGGCCGGCGGCCGCCCGCGCTGCCTGCCTCGCTAGGGCTCCGGCTGTGCCGCCCGCCGCCGCGGGCGCGGCCGGCGCCAGTGCTAAACGGCCACCGGGCCGCCCCGGCGGTCTCCGATGTCCCTTCTCCCGCACAGGGCCGGGGCTGCGGTGCGGCCGCCCGCCGTGCGCCCCTCACTCCCCCAGCCCGTCCTTCGCCTTCCAGGCGCCGCCGCGCATCTGGAGGCTGCTCCCGCGGCCCCCCTGGCGACCAGCGTGGGGAAGACACTCGCTTCGCCGGATCCCGGGCCGCGGGCTCTCTAGGGTGGTCAGCGCCGCCGCAGCCCCCGGGAGCCCCCAGTGACCACCCCCTGGCGTGCCCTGCGCTGAGCCCCTGCGGCGGAGAGAGACCCGCGGTCCCCACGGCTGGCGCGAGTCTCCTGGGGCACTGGCACCTGCAAAGGGGACTCCAAGGTGATCAGTCACCCAGTGGGGACGGGACAGCCTGGACGGAGGCCTACTGGCATTCGCCCGTCCTGGGTGCAGCAGCCTTCCCAGAACTTTTCTCGCGCCTCGGGCTCGCCTGCTCCTTAGCCCCTGGAAAAGTTCTCGCGGGCGCCCGGAATCCTATTTTTCAGTGGCTTCCGAAGCCGGGCAGGAACCGGGGCTGTGGGGCGGGGTGGAATAAATTTGTGGTAGGGCTGCGCTCAGCGGCGGGGGTCGATCCCCTGGAAACCTGGCCAAGCATCCACGCCTGCGCCCAGGGAGAGCTTGTTGGCATCGAAGGGGTTTCAGCGCCATCGGGGTTGTTTGGGTTTCTCGCTCCAGGAGGGCGGGAGGAAAGCGCGGAGGGGGGGGGCGATTTTAATTTCGTCGCCTCAAATGAAAACGCTCTTTGCCAAGAAATAGCTAGGGCAGCCAGCTTCGGAGAGATGGGCTGACCGGAAACGGCTGACACAGGTATTCCTGCTgcgccccccatcccacccatcgcCTAAGTGCTTGTGGAAATGTATCGATTGTTGTCATTGATTTTTTCTAAAAAGCCAGGTGGCAGCGGCTGCGTGTGTGTacacatagatacacacaaacacagataCCGAGGCACACACAGATTACACATACAAAATCACACACAAGGAGCaccccccgcacacacacacgcacacacacacacacaggcaagcACACATACCCCCAAAGCTCTTTGCGTTATGCGTAAGGTCCCTGAGTATTGCCCAATATGGGGGGGTGgcaaggagaaaggggaggtgaAACAGTACTTCCAGTAGGTCATTTCtatctgcccccaccccagatcTTCTGCTTTCTCCTCGTAGGGGGTCTGAAGGAGGAATCCCAAACCTGGGCACGTCTCCACTGCCATAAAAAAGCAGAgccctaggggcttccctggtggcgcagtggttgagagtccgcctgccaatgcaggggacgccggttcgtgccccggtgcgggaggatcccacataccgcggagcggctgggcccgaggccgcggcagtgagaggcacgcgtaccgcaaaaaaaaagaaaaagaaaaaaaaaaagcagagcccTAGGCAGcccccccccgccgcccgccgctcctccacccccagccacCTCCTACGGACTGAGAACAAGTCTCCACCTCGCCCTCCTTGTACCTGACCCCCGGGCCGTCAAGGCGCCGAGGTGCCTCAAAAACGGAGGAGGTGGGCACCAGAAGGTAGGGCTTGGCTCCCAGACGCTGTCACGATCTCGGGGTCTCACGCCTGCTTGGTCACGTGttagggaagagaggaggggtgGTCCGAGGGACATGGATTTGCGTGGAGCAGGACGGACAGACAGCGCCGGGGAGAGCCCTAGGGAGCCCTCCGGACGCTGCAGTGAGTCTTCCTCTCCCCCTGGGCCCCTTAGGAATGTAATCGAGGATGCTGGCCCTCAGGCTGCTCAACGTGGTGGCCCCCGCCTACTTCCTGTGCATCTCTCTGGTGACCTTCGTGCTGcagctcttcctcttcctgcctaGTATGCGTGAGGACCCCTCGGCCGCCCGGCTCTTCTCACCTGCGCTGCTCCACGGGGCATTCTTCCTGTTCCTCTCAACCAACGCCCTGGGTAATTACGTCCTGGTCATCCAGAACTCCCCAGACGACCTGGACGCCTGCCAGGGGACCGCAGCCAGGAGGGCCCTGTGCCCTCCGCCCAGCGCCCACTTCTGCCGAGTGTGCGCCAGAGTCACCCTGAGGCACGACCATCACTGTTTCTTCACCGGCAACTGCATCGGGAGCAGGAACATGCGCAACTTCATCCTGTTCTGCCTCTACACCTCCCTGGCCTGCCTCTACTCCATGGTGGCCGGCGTGGCCTACATCTCCGCAGTCCTTTCCATCTCCTTCGCCCACCCCCTGGCCTTCCTCACGCTCCTTCCCACCTCCATCAGCCAGTTCTTCTCCGGTGAGTGGGCCTTGGCAGGCAGGTTGGGCCCTATGCAAAGACCTTCTACCTCAACCCCAAGTTTGGCAGATTTAGCAAATACAGGATGCCCAATTAAATtgtaatttcagataaacaatgcaTAACTATTTAATATAAGTATTTCCTGAATATTGCAGcggacatacttacactaaagtTTTTTAGTTATCTGTTTGAAATTCAGACTAactgagcagggcttccctggtggcgcagtggttgagggtccgcctaccgatgcaggggacacgggttcgtgccccggtccgggaagatcccacatgccgcggagcggctgggcccgtgagccatggccgctgagcctgcgcttccggagcctgtgctccgcaacgggagaggccacaacagtgagaggcccgcgtaccgcaaaaaaaaaaaaaaacaaaagcagactaACTGGGCATGCTGTATGTCAGCTGGcaacctccctccccacatccaTCCTCATTCATCTTCTCCTCGGTGCTCGCCGCTGCCCATTTGCTCATAGAATTGTGGCAAACCAGGCAATACACCTGCCCTGTGCCAGGAGGGGCTGATTGCTGGCCGTCCCTCCGTGCAGCCTGCAAGGTACCCCCATGCTCtgtccttcctctgcctggaccCCAATCCTGCTCACATTCCTCCGAGGACTTTGCCCTCCAAAGGTCTTACTGGTCAACCACAGTAAGGTTGACCAGGGTGCCGGGCCAGTCCCAGTACTTCCGAGCAGCAGCCTCTGGCCTGCCTCCCAGGTCTTTAGACAACGCGCAGCAGCGGAGGGAATACAGCGTGTTTCATACCCCACTGACCTTTCAGGGACAAAAAAAGACAGAGTGCAGCTTCTTCCACTGAGAGCCCCAAATTGTCTTGATATGCCTGGGCTGGACATTCATAAAATTCGGCCCCACTCTGGGGGAAGCGATcgtttgggtctttgttggggCCTCAGCCCAGTCCTCTGCAGGTGTAAAACTTTGTGCCATTTGGCAGTGGGAACACAGAGGCCCTGGAAGAAGGACCCAGCTATGAGGGTTGCCTTGAGGGCTGGTGGTTGAGCTGGACCCAGAACTCAGAGCTCTCCGACCTTCTGGATCCTGGCGCCAGCATAGGAGGCTGCTGGGACTGAAATAGCCAGGACGAGGGAGGGAAAGTGGGCGGGCTAGGCGGTAGAGTGTGAGCACAGGCAGGTGGAGAGATGAGGAGAGCCAGAGAGGctgattacactttcttttccaAGTAGTTTCATCACATAAAAATGGATGCTTCCAAAGAGAGGATCTTGAAATGGTTTGATTTAAGCTGGGCTTGGGGCCTGTCCATATGTGCTAGGTTTGGGTGGGAGACAGGAAAGTAAAGAAGAGGAACCTCTTGCTTTGATCTGATGGGGGAGCAGAGCCAGTCAGTGCCTATCCTGGGGCCCAGATCCCTATTCTAGCAGAAAAGTGAGTCCCACTATCTTTTACCTCCTCACCAGACCCACTAGGAAAAGGAGgacaagatttctttttctttctctttttcttatttggctgcattgggtcttagccgcggcacgcaggatcttcattgtc
Above is a genomic segment from Tursiops truncatus isolate mTurTru1 chromosome 2, mTurTru1.mat.Y, whole genome shotgun sequence containing:
- the ZDHHC22 gene encoding palmitoyltransferase ZDHHC22, producing the protein MLALRLLNVVAPAYFLCISLVTFVLQLFLFLPSMREDPSAARLFSPALLHGAFFLFLSTNALGNYVLVIQNSPDDLDACQGTAARRALCPPPSAHFCRVCARVTLRHDHHCFFTGNCIGSRNMRNFILFCLYTSLACLYSMVAGVAYISAVLSISFAHPLAFLTLLPTSISQFFSGAVLGPEMFVILMLYLWFAVGLACAGFCCHQLLLILRGQTRHQVRKGVAVRARPWRKNLQEVFGKRWLLGLLVPMFNVGSESSKQRDK